The sequence below is a genomic window from Mycobacterium sp. ITM-2016-00316.
GGCCGGCACCACCGTCTTCGAGATAGACCAGCCCAAGGTGCTCGAATATAAGCACTCGGTGCTCTCCGAGCACGGCGTGCAGCCGACGTCGACCCGCCGGGAGGTCGCCGTCGACCTGCGCCACGACTGGCCGAAGGTGTTGCGCCAGGCCGGTTTTGACGCCTCGACGCCGACAGCCTGGCTGGCCGAGGGTCTGTTGATGTACCTGCCCGCGGACGCGCAGGACCGGCTCTTCGCCCAGATCACCGAACTCAGCGCCGCGGGCAGCCGGATTGCGGTGGAGACAGCTCCGACGCAGGCCGAGGAACGTCGCCAGCAGATGAAGGAACGGTTCGAGGCCATCAAGGAGAAGTTCGGTATCACCGACAGCCTCGATGTCGGCGAGCTCATGTACAACGATCCGGACCGTGCCGATGTGGCCGAATGGCTCGGCGCCCACGGCTGGGACAGCGCCGCGGTGCAATCGGCCGCCGAGATGCGCCGGCTCGATCGTTGGGCGCTGCCCGACGGCCCGGATGCGCCCGCCGACGACGCGT
It includes:
- a CDS encoding class I SAM-dependent methyltransferase, whose translation is MSSLRTHDDSWDIASSVGTTAVMVAAARAAETASADPLISDPYARMLVEGAGGGVWGLMMDEDWVARAVDIDPEGAAIFAHMGSYQAVRTRFFDDFFTAAAGAGIRQVVILASGLDSRAYRLNWPAGTTVFEIDQPKVLEYKHSVLSEHGVQPTSTRREVAVDLRHDWPKVLRQAGFDASTPTAWLAEGLLMYLPADAQDRLFAQITELSAAGSRIAVETAPTQAEERRQQMKERFEAIKEKFGITDSLDVGELMYNDPDRADVAEWLGAHGWDSAAVQSAAEMRRLDRWALPDGPDAPADDAFSQFVTAIRR